The Mycobacterium seoulense genome has a window encoding:
- a CDS encoding CapA family protein, giving the protein MVTVLLGGDVMLGRGVDQILPHPGDPELREHYLRDAGGYVRLAERANGPISRPVDWRWPWGEVLTLLDEAAPDVRLINLETTITARGEFAHGKAVCYRMHPDNLPALTALRPDVCALANNHILDFGRHGLADTVSALTGAGIRGVGAGADLPTARQPVVLDIPNKRRVTVGSVAMPSAGVPVSWAAHHDRPGVRLIRDASVRGVADEVAADVLADKRDGQIAIVSVHWGSNWGYALAESDVAFAHRLIDAGVDVVHGHSSHHPRPIEIYRGRPILYGCGDVIDDYEGIGGHEAYRADLRLLYLTRTDPATGELVSLQMIPLRVRRMRLERAPRDEAEWLRATIEQPSSRFGLRVVTRPDDLLEVELPGKALSAAPR; this is encoded by the coding sequence GTGGTCACGGTGCTGTTGGGTGGCGACGTCATGCTCGGGCGGGGCGTCGATCAGATCCTGCCCCATCCCGGAGATCCGGAACTGCGTGAGCACTACCTGCGTGACGCCGGGGGATACGTCCGGCTCGCCGAGCGGGCAAATGGGCCGATCTCGCGTCCGGTGGATTGGCGGTGGCCGTGGGGCGAGGTGCTGACGCTCCTCGACGAGGCCGCCCCGGACGTCCGCCTGATCAACCTGGAGACAACGATCACCGCGCGCGGTGAATTCGCCCACGGCAAGGCGGTCTGTTATCGGATGCATCCAGACAACCTGCCGGCCCTGACCGCGTTGCGGCCGGACGTCTGCGCGCTGGCCAACAACCACATCCTCGACTTCGGCCGTCACGGGCTGGCCGACACCGTGTCGGCGCTGACGGGTGCGGGAATCCGGGGCGTCGGGGCGGGGGCCGATTTGCCTACCGCACGCCAACCAGTGGTGCTCGACATTCCCAACAAACGCCGGGTCACGGTGGGCTCGGTGGCGATGCCGTCGGCCGGCGTTCCCGTGTCTTGGGCGGCGCACCACGATCGGCCCGGCGTGCGGCTGATCCGGGACGCATCGGTCCGCGGCGTCGCCGACGAGGTGGCCGCGGACGTGCTGGCAGACAAACGAGACGGCCAGATCGCCATCGTTTCGGTGCATTGGGGATCCAATTGGGGCTATGCCCTGGCCGAAAGCGACGTCGCGTTCGCGCACCGGCTGATCGATGCCGGCGTCGACGTCGTGCACGGTCACTCCTCGCACCACCCCAGGCCGATCGAGATATACCGGGGCAGACCGATCCTCTACGGCTGCGGCGATGTCATCGACGACTACGAGGGCATCGGTGGGCACGAGGCCTACCGCGCCGATCTCCGGCTCCTGTATCTGACCCGAACCGACCCGGCCACCGGCGAATTGGTGTCGCTACAGATGATCCCGCTGCGCGTGCGCCGGATGCGGCTCGAGCGTGCGCCTCGCGACGAGGCTGAATGGCTCCGCGCAACGATCGAGCAACCCAGCAGCCGATTCGGGCTGCGTGTTGTGACGCGGCCGGACGACCTTCTGGAGGTCGAGTTACCCGGCAAGGCGCTCAGCGCAGCTCCGCGATGA
- a CDS encoding LLM class F420-dependent oxidoreductase produces MLVAKDFRFGMSMRFIKSRAAFVDKVKQAEDIGFDVLCVPDHLGAVAPIPALTAAAMVTDKLKLSMYVLNAAFYKPALLSRDLGDLDKLSNGRLEIGLGTGYVKEEFDAAELPYPSAGARVDYLNHMTKYLKEHHPTTPILIAGNGDRVLTIAAQHADIIGLTGSRVKEADDPLTERVEFVRNAAGDRFGALELNLAVTAVPAEGESLPDLTMTRRYASGLSDEEILAMHSVLTGSPREMADTLLEYREKYGVTFITVQDNHVDNFAKVIAELR; encoded by the coding sequence TTGTTGGTGGCCAAGGATTTTCGCTTCGGAATGAGCATGCGCTTCATCAAGTCGCGCGCAGCATTCGTCGACAAGGTGAAGCAGGCAGAAGACATCGGATTCGATGTGCTCTGCGTGCCAGACCATCTCGGCGCCGTGGCCCCTATTCCGGCTCTGACCGCGGCCGCCATGGTCACCGACAAACTCAAGCTGAGCATGTATGTGCTCAACGCCGCCTTCTACAAGCCCGCCCTGCTCAGCCGGGACCTGGGCGACTTGGACAAGCTCAGTAACGGCCGCCTCGAAATCGGGCTCGGCACCGGGTATGTCAAGGAAGAGTTCGACGCCGCCGAGCTCCCCTACCCCAGCGCCGGCGCCCGGGTCGACTACCTCAACCACATGACGAAATACCTGAAAGAGCACCACCCGACGACGCCGATCCTCATCGCCGGCAACGGCGACCGGGTGCTGACCATCGCCGCCCAGCACGCCGACATCATCGGGCTGACCGGTTCGAGGGTGAAAGAGGCCGACGACCCGCTGACCGAACGGGTCGAGTTCGTCCGCAACGCCGCCGGCGACCGATTCGGCGCGCTCGAGTTGAACCTCGCCGTCACGGCGGTCCCGGCCGAGGGCGAGAGCCTGCCCGACCTGACGATGACGCGTCGGTACGCGTCGGGGTTGTCCGACGAGGAGATCCTGGCCATGCACTCCGTCCTGACGGGGTCACCGCGCGAGATGGCCGACACGCTGCTGGAGTACCGGGAGAAGTACGGGGTCACGTTCATCACCGTCCAGGACAACCACGTCGACAACTTCGCAAAGGTCATCGCGGAGCTGCGCTGA